The genomic segment CGTTAGTATCGTGAATAAAGATCCGGGCAGATGCCATACAGACTGGGCAAAAGCAAAAATCAATATCCCCCGCATGTAGATAGCCACAAACCGGGCAGAGATAGTTAGTCATACATGACCCCTCTAAAGAAAAATGAAGATTAATAAAGGTTGTCTCTACAGTATCTCTATTTTAGGACTCAGTTACAAGCGGGGTACAGGATGGATGGGAATTTAAGGTGAGGAAGCGAGATAGAGGCAAGGCCACGGATTATGTAGCGGTGAAGTAAGTAGCAATAGGAGGTGACAGCGGGATTGCCTTCATATATACCTATTATATTAAAAATTTAAGCTACAGGGTAGCTGAAGCAAGGATGAATGAGAGACCACATAAGTGTGTATTTAATGGAAACCGCCGTGACAAGCGGGAAAAGATTATATGGAACAATGCCCTTTGGACCTGTGGAGAATATTATGCAAACGGTCGCTGCAAGTCTGTAAAAAAGATAAAAGAGATGACTGAATGCAGACCTAGGAAAGAAGGGGCCTAACAGGTTAGTCCCTAACCTGTGGCTGCAGGGCAGGCTGGAACGATCAAAAGGGCAAGCCCTGCAAGGCCCTGCTGACAATCCACTCAATTCTCTCTCTTAAAAGCCTCAGCCTACTCCACATTTTCTCTTTCGCTTAAAAAGCTGATGATATCTGCTTGCTCCTCCTCATCAAGGAAGTCGGGCTCATCCATAATGACAATCATCCGCTCGACGGTGACCGTCCACTCCTTTGCACTTTTTTTTGCCTCGAAAACCCTATCCAGATTATGGCAGAGAGTGCATTTACGGGAGACTAGGCTCCTGCCCATCTCATTTTCCGGATCGACCTGCCTCCTGCCCTGCCTCTCCTCCTGCTGTTTAAGCAGATAGTTAAGCACCTGCTTCAAATCAAAGCCTGTTATATTTGGTGAGTCCAGTTGAGCCATCCTATTCACAGTCACAACCCAATCATCCTCGCTCTTATAGGCCCGATATACCCGTTCAAGGCTGTGGCATTTATTACACTTGCCGGTCATAAGCGCCTTGCCGAGTTCAATATCCAGCACATCACTGTCCTGAACCGAGAGAGTGGTATAGACAAAATCTGAGCGATGCAGAATATAATACCCAGCTGTAATTCCGCTAAGAACAAAGGAGAAGGTAAAAATA from the Desulfotalea psychrophila LSv54 genome contains:
- a CDS encoding c-type cytochrome is translated as MHPLIASVLALLFVLVAGITLFLMLEITGRIRDNGGKSGLISAHRILGYLFIALFALILFFMIEKAAGLQQELSARAVFHIALALALIPLLLVKVLVVRRLPHCSEKLPLLGITIFTFSFVLSGITAGYYILHRSDFVYTTLSVQDSDVLDIELGKALMTGKCNKCHSLERVYRAYKSEDDWVVTVNRMAQLDSPNITGFDLKQVLNYLLKQQEERQGRRQVDPENEMGRSLVSRKCTLCHNLDRVFEAKKSAKEWTVTVERMIVIMDEPDFLDEEEQADIISFLSERENVE